A genomic window from Streptomyces sp. 846.5 includes:
- a CDS encoding MFS transporter, with translation MRRLARSALADVTPLRTSAHFRRLWFGQSVSSVGQQMTALAISVQVYALTGSPFATGLVGLCSLVPLVVFGLYGGAIADTMDRRRLGLYGASGLAVLSTALAVQAFLGVRQVWVLYLVVALQAVCFALNAPARASMVPRLVPAEQLPAANALSTVSMNLGLTVGPMLGGLLIGVWSYQAAYLVDALAFSASLYAMWRLPSMRPVSSGGGAGQGQGSRPRASVLDGLRFLKDRPNLRMSFMADLAAMVFGMPRALFPALAVLLFHGDARTVGLLAAAPAVGALLGALFSGWVSRVHRHGLAVVCAVLAWGLSIAGFGLSGRLWLGLLLLAVAGAADTVSMIFRNTIMQAAAPDDMRGRLQGVFVVVVAGGPRLGDFESGTVAQLTSPTFSAVSGGLACVAVMLLLTARYPSFARYDSRHPTP, from the coding sequence CTGCGGCGCCTGGCACGTTCAGCGCTCGCGGACGTCACCCCGCTCCGGACCAGCGCCCACTTCCGGCGGCTGTGGTTCGGCCAGAGCGTCTCCTCCGTCGGACAGCAGATGACGGCCCTCGCCATCTCGGTCCAGGTGTACGCGCTGACGGGATCGCCCTTCGCGACCGGGCTGGTCGGGCTCTGCTCACTGGTGCCGCTGGTCGTCTTCGGGCTCTACGGCGGGGCGATCGCCGACACCATGGACCGGCGCAGACTCGGTCTCTACGGCGCGTCGGGGCTGGCGGTGCTGTCGACGGCGCTGGCGGTCCAGGCCTTCCTGGGTGTGCGGCAGGTCTGGGTGCTCTACCTGGTGGTGGCGCTGCAGGCGGTGTGCTTCGCGCTGAACGCACCGGCCCGGGCGTCCATGGTGCCCAGGCTCGTCCCGGCCGAGCAGCTGCCGGCGGCGAACGCGCTGTCCACGGTGAGCATGAACCTGGGACTGACGGTCGGGCCGATGCTGGGCGGCCTGCTGATCGGTGTGTGGAGCTACCAGGCGGCCTACCTGGTTGACGCGCTCGCGTTCAGCGCCTCGCTCTACGCGATGTGGCGGCTGCCGTCGATGCGCCCGGTAAGCAGCGGAGGCGGCGCGGGTCAGGGACAGGGCAGCCGCCCCCGCGCCTCCGTCCTGGACGGGCTGCGCTTCCTGAAGGACCGCCCCAACCTCCGGATGAGCTTCATGGCCGACCTGGCGGCCATGGTCTTCGGCATGCCGCGCGCGCTCTTCCCAGCCCTCGCAGTGCTCCTCTTCCACGGCGACGCACGCACCGTCGGCCTGCTGGCCGCCGCCCCGGCGGTCGGCGCGCTGCTGGGCGCGCTCTTCTCCGGCTGGGTCAGCCGGGTGCACCGCCACGGCCTCGCGGTCGTCTGCGCGGTACTCGCCTGGGGGCTGTCGATCGCCGGGTTCGGGCTGTCCGGCCGGCTCTGGCTGGGCCTGCTGCTCCTCGCGGTCGCGGGCGCGGCGGACACCGTCAGCATGATCTTCCGCAACACGATCATGCAGGCGGCGGCCCCGGACGACATGCGGGGGCGGCTCCAGGGCGTCTTCGTGGTCGTCGTGGCCGGCGGCCCCCGCCTGGGCGACTTCGAGTCCGGCACGGTGGCCCAGCTCACCTCGCCCACGTTCTCCGCAGTGAGCGGCGGCCTCGCCTGCGTCGCCGTCATGCTCCTGCTCACCGCCCGCTACCCCTCCTTCGCCCGCTACGACTCCCGCCACCCAACCCCGTGA
- a CDS encoding acyl-CoA thioesterase II, whose amino-acid sequence MGNPVDQLVDLLDLEQIELNIFRGRSPEESLQRVFGGQVAGQALIAAGRTVAADRPVHSLHAYFLRPGIPGVPIVYQVDRIRDGRSFTTRRVLGVQQGRTIFALTADFHVPEESPFEHQLAMPSVPDPESLPTALEEVGAVLGELPPFISRRQPFDIRYVERLRWTEEELEGVEPRSAVWLRTNGRLSDDPLVHACAVTYASDITLLDTVRVPVEPLWGKRHFDMASLDHAMWFHRPFRADDWLLYQQESPVAVGGRGLARGQLFDRQGRLVVSVMQEGLFRRIAE is encoded by the coding sequence ATGGGCAACCCCGTCGACCAGCTGGTCGATCTGCTGGACCTGGAGCAGATCGAGCTCAACATCTTCCGGGGGCGCAGCCCGGAGGAGTCGTTGCAACGGGTCTTCGGCGGCCAGGTCGCCGGGCAGGCGCTGATCGCGGCGGGCCGCACGGTGGCGGCCGACCGTCCGGTGCACTCGCTGCACGCCTACTTCCTGCGGCCGGGGATCCCGGGAGTGCCGATCGTCTACCAGGTCGACCGGATCAGGGACGGCCGCTCGTTCACCACCCGGCGGGTGCTCGGCGTCCAGCAGGGACGCACCATCTTCGCGCTGACGGCCGACTTCCACGTACCCGAGGAGTCACCGTTCGAGCACCAGCTGGCCATGCCGTCGGTGCCCGACCCGGAGTCGCTGCCGACCGCGCTGGAGGAGGTCGGCGCGGTGCTGGGCGAGCTGCCGCCGTTCATCAGCCGCCGCCAGCCCTTCGACATCCGCTATGTGGAGCGGCTGCGGTGGACCGAGGAGGAGCTGGAGGGCGTCGAGCCGCGCAGCGCGGTCTGGCTGCGGACCAACGGCAGGCTCTCGGACGATCCGCTGGTGCACGCCTGTGCGGTGACCTACGCGAGCGACATAACCCTGCTCGACACGGTCCGGGTCCCGGTGGAGCCGCTGTGGGGCAAGCGGCACTTCGACATGGCCTCGCTGGATCACGCGATGTGGTTCCACCGGCCCTTCCGGGCCGACGACTGGCTGCTCTACCAGCAGGAGTCGCCGGTGGCGGTCGGCGGACGCGGGCTGGCGCGCGGTCAGCTGTTCGACCGGCAGGGGCGGCTGGTGGTGTCGGTGATGCAGGAAGGGCTTTTCCGGCGGATCGCGGAATAG
- a CDS encoding ABC transporter substrate-binding protein, with amino-acid sequence MFAAALVLCLSACGSRLPERDFVAPGPASGPGVTGSGAASGPPVTVGIVTSVTSLLGSGTFSGPLYGAQAFFRALDAAGGLGAVGGRGGRQVNVVTCDDGGTGSGNQNCVHKIIDQDHVVALVATSALDYAGAPYVSAQGVPDIGGEPIGTAYDRYPHLYSIDGSSEPRDGRAVGWNGTEYLTTEVYRYFKQKIGLSRAVVVNYDQADSSRYAAQVTQGLKAEGYHVLNETVDFALPGFAAVAAAMKADGSQLLLDAMDTRGNVALCQAMAAAGVTVAAKVTTGLNWGAQTGADYQSVPGCLNALWATATSRSYADVQYPAVAAFRAAMKRYFPSREGQLSQWELEGWAAAQWFADAALSCGAQIDRGCLDRYLQRPQPYEAHGLLVPTSFAPQRNPPTGLQRACLDVARWERGGWVTQVPDMDTDCFEVPALPYRP; translated from the coding sequence GTGTTCGCCGCCGCTCTGGTGCTGTGCCTGTCGGCCTGCGGGAGCCGGCTGCCGGAGCGTGACTTCGTCGCGCCGGGACCTGCCAGCGGCCCGGGGGTGACCGGGTCCGGGGCCGCCTCCGGACCGCCGGTCACCGTCGGCATCGTCACCTCCGTCACCAGCCTGCTCGGCAGCGGGACCTTCAGCGGGCCGCTCTACGGCGCCCAGGCGTTCTTCCGCGCCCTGGACGCGGCCGGCGGGCTCGGCGCGGTGGGCGGGCGGGGCGGCCGCCAGGTCAACGTGGTGACCTGCGACGACGGCGGCACCGGCAGCGGCAACCAGAACTGCGTCCACAAGATCATCGACCAGGACCATGTGGTCGCACTGGTCGCCACCAGCGCACTCGACTACGCGGGCGCCCCCTATGTCAGCGCGCAGGGCGTGCCGGACATCGGCGGCGAGCCGATCGGCACCGCCTACGACCGCTATCCGCACCTCTACTCGATCGACGGGAGTTCCGAGCCGCGCGACGGCAGGGCCGTCGGCTGGAACGGCACCGAGTACCTCACCACCGAGGTCTACCGCTACTTCAAACAGAAGATCGGCCTCAGCCGGGCCGTCGTCGTCAACTACGACCAGGCCGACTCGTCCCGTTACGCCGCCCAGGTCACGCAGGGGCTCAAGGCGGAGGGCTACCACGTGCTCAACGAGACCGTGGACTTCGCGCTGCCCGGCTTCGCCGCCGTCGCCGCCGCGATGAAGGCCGACGGAAGCCAACTGCTGCTCGACGCCATGGACACCCGGGGCAATGTCGCGCTGTGCCAGGCGATGGCGGCGGCCGGGGTGACCGTCGCGGCGAAGGTGACGACCGGGCTCAACTGGGGTGCGCAGACCGGCGCCGACTACCAGTCCGTGCCCGGCTGCCTGAACGCGCTCTGGGCGACGGCGACCAGCCGTTCCTACGCGGACGTCCAGTATCCAGCCGTGGCCGCGTTCCGTGCCGCGATGAAGCGCTACTTCCCCTCCAGGGAGGGACAGTTGTCGCAGTGGGAGCTGGAGGGGTGGGCCGCGGCGCAGTGGTTCGCCGACGCCGCCCTGTCCTGCGGGGCCCAGATCGACCGCGGCTGCCTGGACCGGTACCTGCAGCGGCCGCAGCCGTACGAGGCGCACGGGCTGCTCGTCCCCACCTCGTTCGCACCGCAGCGCAACCCGCCGACCGGGTTGCAGCGGGCCTGCCTCGACGTGGCGCGCTGGGAGCGGGGCGGGTGGGTCACCCAGGTGCCGGACATGGACACCGACTGCTTCGAGGTGCCGGCGCTGCCCTACCGGCCGTGA